Proteins encoded in a region of the Thiohalorhabdus denitrificans genome:
- a CDS encoding globin, whose product MPTNPVDRVKKSLGRSLHQGDVFDTFYRILLDSDPRIRDQFTDTDWEEQKRLLRQGVNNVIGFYEGSATGRSALNRIRETHCRGRMDISPELYDYWVESMIEAVRRLDPDFDPTLEQSWRDVLRHGTEFVKAGYEQ is encoded by the coding sequence ATGCCGACCAACCCCGTCGACCGGGTGAAGAAGAGCCTGGGGCGCAGCCTCCACCAGGGCGACGTCTTTGACACCTTTTATCGGATCTTGCTGGACAGTGATCCCCGAATCCGCGACCAGTTCACCGACACCGATTGGGAGGAGCAGAAGCGTCTCCTCCGCCAGGGGGTGAACAACGTCATCGGTTTCTACGAAGGCAGCGCCACGGGCCGGAGCGCTCTCAACCGCATCCGCGAGACCCATTGCCGGGGGCGCATGGACATCAGCCCCGAACTGTACGACTACTGGGTGGAGTCCATGATCGAGGCGGTCCGGCGGCTCGATCCGGACTTTGACCCCACCCTGGAGCAGAGCTGGCGGGATGTCCTGCGTCACGGGACGGAGTTCGTGAAGGCGGGCTACGAGCAATAA
- a CDS encoding YbaN family protein, producing the protein MRWVWQLFGWCNVGLGVAGILLPLLPTTPFLLVAAWAFGRSSERARRWLLTHPRFGPYLRDWREHRAIPRRGKWIAVLSLFASVGIAAGAGVPAWALALQGLALACVAAFLLTRPTSENLSWKTAAPLALPGEPGSEPARRTGSTR; encoded by the coding sequence ATGCGCTGGGTCTGGCAGCTCTTCGGCTGGTGCAATGTGGGGCTGGGCGTGGCGGGCATCCTGCTGCCGCTGCTGCCCACCACCCCGTTCCTGCTGGTGGCCGCCTGGGCCTTCGGCCGGAGCTCGGAGCGTGCCCGTCGCTGGCTCCTCACCCATCCCCGCTTCGGTCCCTACCTAAGGGACTGGCGGGAGCACCGGGCCATCCCGCGCCGGGGCAAGTGGATCGCCGTGCTCTCCCTGTTCGCCAGCGTGGGCATCGCGGCGGGCGCCGGCGTCCCCGCCTGGGCCCTGGCCCTGCAGGGGCTGGCGCTGGCCTGCGTGGCGGCCTTCCTCCTCACCCGTCCCACCAGCGAGAACCTCTCCTGGAAGACCGCCGCTCCCTTGGCCCTACCCGGCGAGCCCGGCTCCGAGCCCGCCCGTCGCACCGGCTCCACGCGCTGA
- a CDS encoding YceI family protein translates to MKKTLITGLFALGFAIPGAQAAEYKIDTEGQHAFIQFKIQHLGYSWLHGRFNDFSGHFTYDKENPDASEVVVNIDPASIDSNHAERDKHLRDEEFLHVDEYPEAKFESTGFEDHGDGTATLEGELTLRGETNPVTIDVEHVGHGEDPWGGYRRGFKGTTKLALEDYGIDYDLGPDAEEVYLTLSIEGVRQDD, encoded by the coding sequence ATGAAGAAGACCCTGATCACGGGGCTGTTCGCCCTCGGCTTCGCCATCCCCGGCGCCCAGGCCGCGGAGTACAAGATCGACACCGAAGGCCAGCACGCCTTCATCCAGTTCAAGATCCAGCACCTGGGCTACAGCTGGCTGCACGGCCGGTTCAACGACTTCTCCGGCCACTTCACCTACGACAAAGAGAATCCGGACGCCTCCGAGGTGGTGGTAAACATCGACCCGGCCAGCATCGACTCCAACCACGCCGAGCGCGACAAGCACCTGCGGGACGAGGAATTCCTGCACGTGGACGAGTACCCCGAGGCCAAATTCGAGAGCACCGGCTTCGAGGACCACGGCGACGGCACCGCCACCCTCGAGGGTGAGCTTACCTTGCGGGGCGAGACCAATCCGGTGACCATCGACGTTGAGCACGTGGGCCACGGCGAAGACCCCTGGGGCGGCTACCGCCGCGGCTTCAAGGGCACCACCAAGCTGGCGCTCGAGGACTACGGCATCGACTACGACCTCGGGCCGGACGCCGAGGAGGTCTACCTGACCCTGTCCATCGAGGGCGTTCGGCAGGACGACTAG
- a CDS encoding Smr/MutS family protein, with translation MAKLTLDLHPIYNRGRTIEAELHRVMDEAEEKRIKTVEIIPGKGSGQLKKRVLKFLERPDIKARYHRVDKDAKNHGRLFVYFRF, from the coding sequence ATGGCCAAGCTGACCCTCGACCTGCACCCCATCTACAACCGCGGCCGCACCATCGAGGCGGAGCTGCACCGGGTGATGGACGAGGCCGAGGAGAAGCGGATCAAGACCGTGGAGATCATCCCCGGCAAGGGCTCCGGTCAGCTCAAGAAGCGGGTGCTGAAGTTCCTGGAGCGCCCCGACATCAAGGCCCGCTACCACCGCGTGGACAAGGACGCCAAGAACCACGGGCGGCTGTTCGTCTACTTCCGGTTCTAG
- a CDS encoding cytochrome b: MQWRNTSENYGWLAIGLHWLIAVGVLGLFGLGLWMVELTYYDDWYNRAPALHKGFGILVLALTLARLLWRWANPAPVPEGRPMERRLGPIVHRAMLALLVAVLIAGYLISTAEGRSIDVFGWFQVPATLHGLERQEDIAGWLHRWLSYALIALVALHAAAALKHHFLDRDRTLLRMLRPGNPERPNR; this comes from the coding sequence ATGCAGTGGCGGAACACGTCGGAGAACTACGGCTGGCTGGCCATCGGCCTGCACTGGCTGATCGCGGTGGGGGTCCTCGGCCTGTTCGGGCTGGGGCTGTGGATGGTGGAGCTGACCTACTACGACGACTGGTACAACCGGGCGCCGGCGCTGCACAAGGGCTTCGGCATCCTGGTGCTCGCCCTCACCCTGGCGCGCCTGCTGTGGCGGTGGGCCAACCCCGCCCCCGTTCCTGAGGGGCGCCCGATGGAACGGCGCCTGGGCCCGATCGTCCACCGCGCCATGCTGGCGCTGCTGGTGGCGGTTCTGATAGCCGGTTACCTGATCTCCACCGCCGAAGGCCGCTCCATCGACGTCTTCGGCTGGTTCCAGGTCCCAGCCACCCTGCACGGGCTGGAGCGCCAGGAGGACATCGCGGGCTGGCTGCACCGCTGGCTGTCCTACGCCCTGATCGCCCTGGTGGCCCTCCACGCGGCCGCCGCCCTCAAGCACCACTTCCTCGACCGGGACCGGACGCTGCTGCGCATGCTCCGGCCCGGCAACCCGGAACGTCCAAACCGCTAG
- a CDS encoding LysR family transcriptional regulator, with amino-acid sequence MDRFDAMQAFVRVVEVGSFSGAAERLGVTKSVVSRRVADLERALGAELLRRTTRRLHLTDSGRAYYERARRILADLAEAEQAVSSEQGALRGELRVAAPLSFGIGPLQPAIEAFQERHPEVTFDLDLDDRQVDLVKEGVDVAVRIADLEDSSLVARRLAPIRGIVCASPDYLARNGTPETPDQLAAHPALVYTNRQQPEVWPYTDPSGRAGRVRMTPRLRANNGDFLREAALAGQGVLYSPLFILHGALEEGRLVPILADYRWPEVAAHAVYPRTRHLSAQVRAFVDFLAERFAGVPDWERPLRGGPGSP; translated from the coding sequence ATGGACCGTTTCGACGCCATGCAGGCCTTCGTCCGGGTGGTGGAGGTGGGCAGCTTCAGCGGGGCCGCCGAGCGTCTGGGGGTGACCAAGTCCGTGGTCAGCCGGCGGGTGGCGGACCTGGAGCGGGCCCTCGGCGCGGAGCTGCTGCGCCGCACCACCCGCCGCCTCCACCTCACCGACAGCGGCCGGGCCTACTACGAGCGGGCGCGGCGCATCCTCGCCGACCTCGCCGAGGCGGAGCAGGCGGTGTCCAGCGAGCAGGGGGCGCTGCGGGGGGAGCTCCGGGTGGCCGCGCCCCTGTCCTTCGGCATCGGCCCCCTGCAGCCCGCCATCGAGGCCTTCCAGGAGCGCCACCCCGAGGTGACCTTCGACCTGGACCTCGACGACCGCCAGGTGGATCTGGTGAAAGAAGGGGTGGACGTGGCCGTCCGCATCGCCGACCTGGAGGATTCCAGCCTGGTGGCCCGGCGCCTCGCCCCCATCCGCGGCATCGTCTGCGCCAGCCCGGACTATCTGGCCCGGAACGGCACCCCGGAAACCCCCGACCAGCTCGCCGCGCACCCGGCCCTGGTCTACACCAACCGCCAGCAGCCGGAGGTGTGGCCCTACACCGATCCGAGCGGCCGCGCGGGGCGGGTGCGCATGACCCCCCGCCTGCGCGCCAACAACGGCGACTTCCTGCGCGAGGCGGCCCTGGCCGGGCAGGGGGTGCTCTACAGCCCGCTGTTCATCCTCCACGGCGCCCTGGAGGAGGGGCGCCTGGTGCCGATCCTCGCCGACTACCGCTGGCCCGAGGTGGCCGCCCACGCCGTCTACCCCCGCACCCGCCACCTCTCGGCCCAGGTACGCGCGTTCGTGGATTTCCTCGCCGAGCGCTTCGCCGGGGTGCCCGATTGGGAGCGCCCCTTGCGGGGCGGCCCCGGGTCCCCGTAG
- a CDS encoding DoxX family protein, which produces MMNDLGKLLLRVVLAVLILLHGINKLTNGVDGIQGMVGEAGLPPALAYGAFLGEVLGPILLLVGWYARVGAGLIALNMLFAIGLAHSHEVLALNQNGAWAIELQGMYLFTAVALMLLGPGRYAVNNR; this is translated from the coding sequence ATGATGAACGATCTCGGCAAACTGCTGCTGCGGGTGGTGCTGGCCGTGCTGATCCTGCTGCACGGCATCAACAAACTGACCAACGGGGTGGACGGCATCCAGGGTATGGTCGGGGAGGCGGGTCTTCCCCCGGCGCTGGCCTACGGGGCCTTCCTTGGCGAGGTGCTGGGCCCCATTCTGCTCCTGGTGGGCTGGTACGCCCGCGTGGGGGCCGGGCTGATCGCCCTGAACATGCTCTTCGCCATCGGTTTGGCCCACAGCCACGAGGTGCTGGCCCTGAACCAGAACGGCGCCTGGGCCATCGAGCTGCAGGGCATGTACCTGTTCACGGCGGTGGCGCTGATGCTGCTGGGCCCGGGGCGCTACGCGGTGAACAACCGCTGA
- a CDS encoding pirin family protein, translating into MAERTVVQVVPAMEVSEGAGVRILRTIGTPARRHLDPFLMLDHFGSDNPDDYGAGFPDHPHRGFITLTYMLDGHMAHGDSMGNEGRLDPGGAQWMKAASGVIHSEMPRQEAGLMRGFQLWINLPAAEKMSAPEYQEIRPEAVPEVTEEGARVRVLAGRYGDTVGPVEDPNTDVSYLDVRLEAGATFTHQPPDGHTAFAFLFEGTAQVGGQDIPDTSLIVLGEEGAVTVKAGPEGARLLLVAGRPLGEPIAQYGPFVMTNREELEQAFRDYRDGQLVRDRAAFREV; encoded by the coding sequence ATGGCGGAGCGTACGGTGGTTCAGGTGGTACCGGCGATGGAGGTCTCCGAGGGGGCCGGGGTGCGGATCCTGCGGACCATCGGCACGCCCGCCCGGCGCCACCTCGATCCCTTCCTCATGCTGGACCACTTCGGCAGCGACAACCCGGACGACTACGGCGCGGGCTTTCCCGATCACCCGCACCGGGGCTTCATCACCCTCACCTACATGCTCGACGGCCACATGGCCCACGGCGACAGCATGGGCAATGAGGGGCGGCTGGACCCGGGCGGGGCGCAGTGGATGAAGGCCGCCAGCGGCGTCATCCACTCGGAGATGCCGCGCCAGGAGGCCGGGCTCATGCGCGGCTTCCAGCTGTGGATCAACCTGCCGGCGGCGGAGAAGATGTCGGCGCCGGAGTACCAGGAGATCCGCCCCGAGGCCGTGCCCGAGGTGACCGAGGAAGGGGCGCGCGTCCGGGTGCTGGCCGGGCGCTACGGCGACACCGTCGGCCCGGTGGAGGACCCCAACACCGACGTCAGCTACCTGGACGTGCGGCTGGAGGCGGGGGCCACCTTCACCCACCAGCCCCCTGACGGCCACACCGCCTTCGCCTTCCTGTTCGAGGGCACGGCGCAGGTGGGGGGCCAGGACATCCCCGACACCAGCCTGATCGTGCTCGGGGAAGAAGGGGCCGTCACGGTGAAAGCGGGCCCGGAAGGCGCCAGACTGCTGCTGGTGGCCGGGCGGCCCCTCGGCGAGCCCATCGCCCAGTACGGCCCCTTCGTCATGACCAACCGCGAGGAGCTGGAGCAGGCCTTCCGCGACTACCGGGACGGCCAGCTGGTGCGCGACCGGGCGGCCTTCCGGGAGGTCTGA
- a CDS encoding DUF3307 domain-containing protein: MTETLLALLVGHFVGDFVLQTDRMVRIKRAPAILVLHVVLVTAVSALLLGSLDGWVLGILFLTHLAMDAVKVYLLPPSLPAFLADQAVHLAVIVALALAFPATAQAGLWGEWLTDAEMRGYAQGMAGALGVLLTLPVAGVVIGLLMEPLTRELEGDQSPTGGLPNGGRYIGWLERGLVLMLYLGGQSSAIGFVLATKSILRFGEIKDSEHRKLAEFILIGTFLSFALALAGGILTEWALGAVASP; this comes from the coding sequence ATGACCGAGACCCTTCTGGCCCTGCTCGTCGGCCATTTCGTCGGGGACTTTGTCCTCCAGACCGACCGCATGGTGCGGATCAAGCGCGCCCCCGCGATCCTGGTCCTGCACGTGGTCCTGGTTACGGCGGTGAGCGCCCTGCTGCTGGGCAGCCTAGACGGGTGGGTGCTGGGGATCCTGTTCCTCACCCATCTGGCCATGGACGCGGTGAAGGTCTACCTGCTGCCACCGAGCCTGCCGGCCTTCCTGGCGGATCAGGCCGTGCACCTGGCGGTCATCGTCGCCCTCGCGCTGGCCTTCCCGGCCACGGCGCAAGCCGGCCTCTGGGGGGAGTGGCTGACGGATGCGGAAATGCGGGGCTACGCCCAGGGAATGGCGGGGGCTCTGGGGGTACTGCTGACCCTGCCGGTGGCGGGGGTGGTCATCGGCCTGCTCATGGAGCCCCTGACCCGGGAGCTGGAGGGCGATCAGAGCCCTACTGGGGGCCTGCCCAACGGCGGTCGCTACATCGGCTGGCTGGAGCGGGGGCTGGTGCTGATGCTGTACCTGGGCGGACAAAGCTCGGCCATCGGTTTCGTGCTGGCCACCAAGTCCATCTTGCGCTTCGGCGAGATCAAGGACTCCGAGCACCGCAAGCTGGCCGAGTTCATCCTCATCGGCACCTTCCTGAGCTTCGCCCTGGCCCTGGCGGGCGGGATCCTCACCGAGTGGGCGCTGGGCGCCGTGGCATCCCCCTAG
- a CDS encoding MAPEG family protein: MSIPVWVLLGFAGWTLLILFATVGVYRWSRILTGRATVREWRADEEQGGGWYRRAMRAHMNCVENLPVYAAIVVAIMATGLQSAFLDTLALVILATRIVHSLWHIVLEQTEVVASIRFALYFLQIFAMLAMGIYVAVHA; encoded by the coding sequence ATGAGCATTCCGGTCTGGGTCCTGCTGGGCTTTGCCGGCTGGACCTTGCTGATTCTGTTCGCCACCGTGGGCGTGTATCGCTGGAGCCGCATCCTCACGGGCCGGGCCACGGTGCGCGAGTGGCGGGCCGACGAGGAGCAGGGCGGCGGCTGGTACCGCCGGGCCATGCGGGCGCACATGAACTGCGTGGAGAACCTGCCCGTCTACGCCGCCATCGTGGTGGCCATCATGGCCACCGGCCTGCAGAGCGCCTTCCTCGACACCCTGGCGCTCGTCATCCTGGCCACCCGCATCGTGCACAGCCTGTGGCACATTGTCCTGGAGCAGACCGAGGTGGTGGCCTCGATCCGCTTTGCCCTCTACTTCCTTCAGATCTTCGCCATGCTGGCCATGGGGATCTACGTGGCGGTCCACGCCTAG
- the merB gene encoding organomercurial lyase, with translation MEPPTSDLADALLPLFPDFGPEGRFLVLPLFVLLGRGYPVGTAELAREAGRDEAAARRHLAGWRGLRRDGNGSIIGFGGLDLFPTRHHLRVGERDLFAWSAWDTLILPAILGEEASVASRCRTTDDDILLRVAPEGVLDCEPEDVRLGLRVPGRKAPGESPPGVEAGFLAGREAAAEWRAAYPDAHIFSLEEGFRLGLEVWTRLLGADLFPRQRGELGP, from the coding sequence ATGGAACCCCCCACCTCGGATCTCGCCGACGCCCTGCTGCCCCTGTTCCCCGACTTCGGCCCGGAGGGCCGGTTCCTGGTGCTGCCCCTGTTCGTGCTGTTGGGGCGGGGCTACCCGGTGGGTACGGCGGAGCTAGCCCGCGAGGCCGGACGGGACGAGGCGGCCGCGCGCCGGCACCTGGCTGGCTGGCGGGGCCTGCGGCGGGACGGGAACGGATCCATCATCGGCTTCGGGGGGCTGGACCTGTTCCCTACCCGCCACCACCTGCGCGTGGGCGAGCGGGACCTGTTCGCCTGGTCCGCCTGGGATACCCTGATCCTGCCGGCCATCCTGGGGGAGGAGGCGTCGGTGGCCAGCCGCTGCCGGACCACCGACGACGACATCCTGCTGCGGGTGGCGCCGGAGGGCGTGCTCGATTGCGAGCCGGAGGACGTGCGCCTGGGGCTCCGGGTTCCTGGAAGGAAGGCACCTGGGGAGAGCCCGCCGGGCGTCGAGGCGGGCTTCCTGGCCGGCCGGGAGGCGGCCGCGGAATGGCGCGCGGCGTATCCGGACGCCCACATTTTCAGCCTCGAGGAAGGCTTCCGGCTGGGGCTGGAGGTGTGGACCCGCCTGCTGGGGGCCGACCTGTTCCCGCGGCAACGGGGGGAACTGGGGCCGTGA